A single genomic interval of uncultured Sphaerochaeta sp. harbors:
- a CDS encoding trehalase family glycosidase has product MIKDMVPFVHFYDQDFVDMYDRSWVWIDELWKQGTEANGMSGSYLSYPGQTTFNQYLSCFSSLFLVYSNQNNSPFPMLDYFYQKQEANGAIRGEYSIEDGKPVFTAANPEGIFPPLFAYVEHGFYHKIGNKKRLKEVVPVLERYFSWIQATFQKPNGLYSVPIEACQSGNIPRDHVYYPLDFNAQLAVNALYMSAIGDILNDKELSFRYKRIYFSLKTRINSMMWDPDTNFYYDLDIKENRIDNKYIGAYWTMLAEIPNDERAAYLIEYLKDPKEFGTDNPFPSVPVSSPAFSEDGNGHCGGVIPINTYMVIKGLEKFNQFIFARECAIRHMYFLLDTLHPDAETIGDVWEAYLPNKEGFSKTDEIPGFPRRRLMPYAGVVTITLMIENIIGLEISLPRKTVDWVMPSLEAMGIENLSLKRNMITILSNKTDRGWEIRLESEKLYYFTIEILGEKKKKTLPIPSGKCSMLIDKL; this is encoded by the coding sequence TTGATAAAGGATATGGTGCCGTTCGTACATTTTTATGATCAAGATTTTGTCGACATGTATGACAGGTCTTGGGTATGGATAGACGAACTTTGGAAGCAAGGAACCGAAGCCAATGGCATGAGCGGTTCCTATCTTTCATACCCTGGCCAGACAACCTTCAATCAGTATTTATCCTGTTTCTCTTCTCTTTTTCTGGTGTATAGCAACCAGAATAACTCTCCGTTCCCTATGCTTGACTATTTCTACCAGAAACAGGAAGCAAATGGTGCTATTCGTGGGGAGTACTCCATAGAGGATGGGAAGCCTGTCTTTACGGCAGCAAACCCTGAAGGGATTTTCCCTCCTCTTTTTGCCTATGTTGAACATGGCTTTTACCATAAGATTGGAAACAAGAAAAGGCTGAAGGAGGTCGTTCCTGTACTGGAGCGATACTTCTCCTGGATCCAGGCAACGTTCCAAAAGCCCAATGGGCTCTACTCTGTTCCCATCGAAGCATGCCAGAGTGGTAATATTCCCCGTGACCATGTGTACTACCCATTGGACTTCAATGCACAGCTTGCTGTTAATGCCCTGTACATGTCTGCAATCGGTGATATCCTCAACGACAAGGAGTTGAGTTTCCGTTACAAGCGGATTTACTTCTCCTTGAAGACGAGGATAAACAGTATGATGTGGGATCCTGATACCAATTTCTACTATGATCTGGATATCAAGGAAAACCGCATTGACAATAAGTATATCGGTGCTTATTGGACAATGCTTGCGGAAATTCCCAATGATGAACGTGCTGCTTACCTGATTGAGTACCTCAAGGACCCTAAGGAGTTTGGGACTGACAACCCTTTCCCGAGTGTGCCGGTCTCTTCTCCCGCGTTCAGCGAGGATGGTAATGGACATTGTGGTGGCGTTATTCCCATCAATACCTATATGGTTATCAAGGGGCTGGAGAAATTCAACCAGTTCATCTTTGCAAGGGAGTGTGCCATCAGGCACATGTATTTCCTGCTTGATACCCTGCATCCCGATGCTGAAACCATAGGGGATGTTTGGGAGGCGTATCTTCCAAACAAGGAAGGCTTCTCCAAGACAGATGAGATTCCAGGCTTCCCGCGCAGGAGATTGATGCCCTATGCGGGAGTGGTCACCATTACCTTGATGATCGAGAACATCATCGGATTGGAAATTTCGCTTCCCAGAAAGACTGTCGATTGGGTCATGCCCTCCCTTGAGGCCATGGGAATCGAAAACCTCTCCTTGAAACGTAACATGATCACCATTCTCAGCAACAAGACAGACCGTGGCTGGGAAATTCGTCTTGAGAGCGAAAAGCTCTATTACTTCACCATTGAAATTCTTGGGGAGAAAAAGAAGAAGACTCTTCCGATCCCTTCCGGAAAGTGTTCAATGTTGATCGACAAGCTGTAA
- a CDS encoding diacylglycerol kinase family protein has protein sequence MAERELFVILNPHAAKGRAKKQGDLIKALLSQDGNHVELVYTKKGEGAEQLAWQATCERRDAIIAAGGDGTVNETVNGMLKAAAEKQLPVPTLGVIPIGRGNDFAWGMQIPKSLKEACSVILQGTKRTIDAGIVHGGKYPQGRYFINGLGVGFEPLVNFLASDFKHVSGTPSYVFALIRILIHYPAPYSVELTLDGETQKLQTQQLSICNGRRMGSAFLMGPDALFDDGLFDVVYANAPVPSWKLVPLALTFFKGGQVKRKEFSVSRVKEVKMVSSDHSMPVHVDGEEISQGCMEFSVTLLEAVLPVFC, from the coding sequence ATGGCTGAGCGAGAGCTTTTCGTTATTCTGAATCCACATGCAGCGAAGGGAAGAGCAAAAAAGCAAGGGGACTTGATCAAGGCCTTGCTTTCTCAAGATGGGAATCATGTGGAACTGGTCTATACCAAGAAGGGTGAAGGGGCCGAACAGCTGGCATGGCAGGCAACGTGTGAAAGGCGTGATGCAATCATTGCTGCCGGCGGGGACGGCACCGTCAACGAGACGGTCAATGGAATGTTGAAGGCTGCAGCAGAGAAGCAGCTACCAGTACCGACCCTCGGGGTAATACCGATTGGGCGTGGAAATGACTTTGCTTGGGGTATGCAGATACCGAAATCTCTCAAGGAAGCCTGCTCGGTAATTCTTCAGGGAACCAAACGAACTATTGATGCAGGTATTGTACATGGTGGGAAATATCCACAGGGACGATACTTCATAAATGGCCTTGGTGTCGGATTTGAGCCATTGGTAAACTTTCTTGCCAGTGATTTCAAGCATGTCTCGGGGACTCCAAGCTATGTCTTTGCCCTTATCAGGATTCTGATTCATTATCCAGCTCCGTATTCTGTTGAGCTTACCTTGGATGGAGAGACGCAAAAACTCCAGACACAGCAACTCTCCATTTGCAATGGAAGGAGAATGGGCTCAGCATTCCTGATGGGTCCGGATGCGCTTTTTGATGATGGCTTGTTTGATGTGGTATATGCAAATGCTCCTGTTCCCAGCTGGAAATTGGTTCCTCTGGCGCTTACCTTCTTCAAGGGAGGACAAGTCAAACGTAAAGAGTTCAGTGTCTCAAGAGTGAAGGAAGTGAAGATGGTAAGCAGTGATCATTCGATGCCTGTACATGTTGATGGGGAGGAGATTTCTCAAGGGTGTATGGAGTTTTCTGTTACGCTTTTGGAAGCAGTCCTGCCGGTGTTTTGCTGA